A single Parabacteroides timonensis DNA region contains:
- a CDS encoding fimbrillin family protein — MKTKMKKTVTTWAMLIALLAAIGCSETETAIEPEPDGNGDQVALGVAANLKVDAGARSVSKSVVSGEAITYTDYTTAPGIGVLITNSDINGWYTPDDETKKHHVWYMGDEAGANWIAITTKGGTYGETEEVPYYLTKEIGKVYAYYPFKADAANGLTGISDESSLKIPVTIPATGEAIDAKNNNAKKKWNGANAWVVADADDLVNLSSSTENDYLYFAGTKGRNVNNGRADGQPLITPGHGDNTNTTNPGYEINLDMKHAMAMVSFRVYDGGNLSDNDVKFTKFEIKNHADGSNLFKTGDGKMALKDGAITETAATTSMTRTITDYILMRQLKEGETEGEHAFIPTGSAPTSTNGKTVSKTVSTIVYPIESFGEDQIDVVISLQKEGAGSAVDYTITLPGNTWAAGLNYIYTFSASRTKLTVVDVSVKQWEDKEQPEIPL; from the coding sequence ATGAAAACGAAAATGAAAAAGACTGTGACAACGTGGGCTATGCTGATAGCCCTCCTGGCAGCGATAGGCTGTTCGGAAACAGAGACTGCAATAGAACCGGAACCGGATGGTAATGGTGATCAGGTCGCATTAGGAGTTGCGGCAAACCTGAAAGTAGATGCCGGAGCCAGGTCGGTTAGTAAATCGGTGGTGAGCGGTGAAGCTATTACTTATACCGATTATACCACTGCACCCGGTATAGGCGTGTTGATAACCAATAGTGACATAAACGGCTGGTATACTCCCGACGACGAGACCAAAAAACATCATGTATGGTATATGGGGGATGAAGCGGGAGCCAACTGGATTGCGATCACAACCAAAGGTGGTACATATGGCGAAACGGAAGAAGTCCCGTATTATCTGACAAAAGAGATTGGAAAGGTGTATGCCTATTATCCGTTTAAAGCGGATGCGGCAAATGGTCTGACAGGCATTAGTGACGAATCCAGTCTTAAGATTCCTGTGACTATTCCTGCCACGGGAGAGGCGATCGATGCCAAGAACAACAATGCAAAGAAAAAGTGGAATGGCGCAAACGCATGGGTTGTAGCAGATGCTGACGACTTGGTCAACCTGTCCTCATCCACCGAAAATGATTATCTCTATTTTGCCGGAACGAAAGGGCGTAACGTAAATAACGGACGTGCTGACGGCCAGCCGCTTATTACTCCGGGTCACGGGGATAATACCAATACCACTAACCCCGGTTACGAAATTAACCTGGATATGAAACATGCGATGGCGATGGTTTCCTTCCGTGTTTACGACGGCGGAAATCTAAGCGACAATGACGTGAAATTCACGAAGTTCGAGATAAAGAATCATGCCGATGGCTCCAATCTGTTCAAAACAGGAGACGGTAAGATGGCCTTGAAAGACGGAGCGATCACAGAAACGGCCGCCACTACCTCTATGACCCGTACGATAACCGATTACATACTGATGAGACAGCTCAAAGAGGGCGAAACCGAAGGTGAACATGCTTTTATCCCGACGGGATCCGCTCCAACCTCAACAAACGGTAAGACCGTTTCTAAAACAGTCAGTACTATTGTCTATCCGATCGAGAGTTTTGGAGAAGATCAGATCGATGTAGTGATTTCTTTGCAGAAAGAAGGTGCTGGGTCTGCTGTAGACTATACCATCACTCTGCCGGGTAACACCTGGGCTGCCGGTTTGAATTACATCTATACCTTCTCTGCCAGTCGTACTAAGCTGACGGTTGTGGATGTAAGTGTAAAACAGTGGGAAGACAAAGAGCAACCTGAAATACCTCTTTAA
- a CDS encoding fimbrillin family protein codes for MSKLIQITSIFLLPAFTACSDGNPVQPSVPELTVRLEGTIGLSTRAVIGSDCEEELEVVFARQDETTASAESYGEWSVCKAVREGGVGNRPIVFDEPQWYPPDGRDIHLHGYYPAGNGTVDVQAGKVTFAINGKTDIMATGCLSGSTYEPVHTCTFRHLLTQIAWICYGDRPELWGVVTKIEAVEVHTLQELDYRCKSPSLTDVSSEGGIQNLAVQDIIGLTVSQVMEGGELPDPQGYILLPVSPADGTAEHPLHLLITTTKDGRGNAVETVIPASVRVEGGFLPGRRHVVSLFFSGNGVVRISSVRVEAWTEYDAGELPI; via the coding sequence ATGAGCAAATTAATACAAATAACCTCCATTTTCCTGTTGCCGGCCTTTACCGCCTGTTCGGACGGTAATCCTGTGCAACCGTCTGTTCCTGAGCTGACGGTTCGCCTGGAAGGGACGATCGGCCTGTCTACCCGTGCAGTGATCGGTTCCGACTGCGAAGAAGAGTTGGAAGTCGTCTTTGCCCGGCAGGATGAAACAACTGCGTCCGCAGAAAGTTATGGCGAATGGAGTGTATGCAAGGCGGTACGCGAGGGAGGTGTGGGGAACCGCCCGATCGTGTTTGACGAGCCTCAATGGTATCCCCCGGACGGGCGGGATATCCATTTGCATGGGTATTATCCGGCAGGAAACGGAACAGTGGACGTACAGGCAGGGAAAGTGACTTTTGCCATAAACGGGAAAACGGATATAATGGCTACAGGTTGCCTTTCTGGCAGCACTTATGAGCCGGTACACACCTGTACGTTCCGTCATCTGCTGACACAGATCGCATGGATCTGTTACGGCGACCGGCCGGAGTTGTGGGGAGTAGTCACGAAAATAGAGGCTGTGGAAGTACATACGCTGCAGGAATTGGATTACCGGTGCAAGTCGCCATCTCTGACGGATGTTTCTTCCGAAGGTGGAATACAGAATCTTGCGGTGCAGGATATCATCGGTTTGACAGTTTCACAGGTAATGGAAGGAGGGGAGCTTCCCGATCCCCAGGGGTATATCCTGCTTCCGGTTTCTCCTGCAGACGGTACGGCAGAACATCCGCTGCATTTGCTGATTACAACAACAAAAGACGGTCGGGGAAATGCCGTGGAAACCGTTATCCCTGCATCCGTCAGGGTAGAAGGCGGCTTTTTGCCCGGCAGACGCCATGTTGTCTCACTCTTTTTCAGCGGAAATGGTGTGGTACGGATATCCTCTGTCCGTGTGGAGGCCTGGACAGAATACGATGCCGGCGAATTGCCGATTTAG
- a CDS encoding fimbrillin family protein gives MRTTEILQASLFAIAFLVDCTNLEAPVIADSGEEICLTADIGQTTRVVINAGYANNLDVSFARIDNFATASDWDSPAIEAVRTGGAGKTSISFNPEQNYLSGNIQSALIGYYPRKGLESGTSNPANVKYEITGEEDIMATEVQVGSLNHKFTSLTFQHLLAQLQFKCIGSAEAVTQWTRVTSINVANAHTVLNLSLNKMTGAKLTATGSANRTLTVKNCPGAVSVATAINSPTGYLMLFPVTNMGTEAAAINLEVTATYKGKESTQELAIDNISEGVKAGQSHLITLTFTEDGKIVAEAGIAEWLSGNGGSVVVTPSKNEQR, from the coding sequence ATGAGAACAACTGAGATTTTACAGGCAAGCCTGTTTGCCATCGCTTTTCTGGTAGATTGTACCAACCTGGAAGCACCAGTAATAGCAGACAGCGGAGAAGAGATCTGTCTCACTGCCGATATCGGACAAACTACGCGCGTGGTGATCAATGCCGGTTATGCAAATAATCTGGATGTATCGTTCGCCCGTATCGATAATTTTGCTACGGCTTCCGATTGGGATAGTCCCGCCATCGAGGCCGTCCGCACCGGCGGTGCAGGTAAAACATCCATTTCTTTTAATCCGGAACAAAATTATCTGTCGGGGAATATCCAATCAGCCTTGATAGGTTATTATCCCCGTAAGGGGCTGGAAAGCGGCACTTCAAATCCGGCAAACGTAAAGTACGAGATAACGGGGGAAGAGGACATTATGGCAACAGAGGTACAGGTGGGTTCCCTGAATCATAAGTTTACTTCACTCACTTTTCAGCACCTGCTGGCACAGCTGCAATTCAAATGTATAGGTTCTGCAGAAGCTGTTACCCAATGGACGAGGGTTACTTCTATAAATGTAGCGAATGCACATACTGTATTGAATCTTTCACTGAATAAAATGACCGGAGCGAAATTGACTGCGACAGGAAGTGCGAACCGGACGCTGACCGTAAAGAACTGTCCGGGAGCTGTTTCAGTTGCTACTGCTATAAACTCTCCGACCGGCTATCTGATGCTTTTTCCGGTGACAAATATGGGAACGGAGGCGGCGGCTATCAACCTGGAAGTAACAGCGACGTATAAGGGGAAGGAAAGTACACAGGAACTTGCTATCGATAACATCAGCGAGGGTGTAAAAGCCGGGCAATCGCATCTGATCACACTCACATTTACGGAAGACGGCAAAATAGTAGCGGAAGCCGGTATCGCTGAATGGTTATCGGGTAACGGGGGCAGTGTAGTTGTGACTCCCAGTAAAAACGAACAGCGATGA
- a CDS encoding DUF3575 domain-containing protein, which translates to MKQQIRKWTIVLMRKIAFPFVLSLFFLSGMNAQTASYIKAKSFLFSFKEENDIFLADYGDNAYQLERMGQQLPAFRNRLLAGNYHLLIISHVSAYDCEEDAVINEASLRGARIRAYLKTRLEIPAECVAFYIDRSGSYRDRVHVYLIESPLPWFANTAIRYSESRYPKAIREALEKYGAVPYVDLFRRSEAAGYDREVYRIDDPLFDPSELEDYRLASVVDTLETRGTIITIRETVRTVKKKRLEQELAPEEIVNEENEPEIAAVRQPVSRSEPAPVFMAIKTNLVPWCTVAPSILLGTGDVEMQTGSFMPNLEVECFFDGRWSVVVSGMYSDFAYKDKTRDHWSVSEFSVEPRIWPLAPGEFRWLHTGLFAEYGDFDVRGSEIDPDPDVLYGRTGCFWTAGASVGCAIPFGKGFYTEVSVRTGYRSVFDGKKYRYDKIDDKNYLETRFVSTGFMIGLKVCLVYRFQIK; encoded by the coding sequence ATGAAACAGCAAATTAGGAAATGGACAATAGTGTTAATGAGAAAGATCGCTTTTCCATTCGTACTTTCCCTGTTTTTTTTGTCGGGTATGAATGCCCAAACGGCCTCCTATATAAAAGCAAAATCTTTTTTATTCTCCTTTAAAGAAGAGAATGATATCTTCCTGGCTGATTATGGCGACAATGCTTACCAGCTGGAACGGATGGGACAGCAGCTGCCGGCTTTCCGAAATCGTTTGTTGGCGGGAAATTACCATTTGTTAATTATATCTCATGTGAGTGCTTATGATTGTGAGGAGGATGCAGTGATCAATGAGGCTTCGCTTCGTGGAGCACGTATCCGTGCCTATCTGAAAACCCGGCTGGAGATCCCGGCAGAATGTGTGGCTTTTTATATCGATCGAAGCGGAAGTTATCGCGACCGGGTACATGTGTATCTCATAGAGTCGCCACTTCCCTGGTTTGCCAATACGGCAATCCGGTATAGCGAGAGCCGTTATCCGAAAGCTATCCGGGAAGCCTTGGAAAAATACGGTGCTGTTCCTTACGTCGATTTATTCCGTCGCAGTGAAGCCGCCGGCTACGATCGTGAGGTGTACCGCATCGACGACCCGTTGTTTGACCCTTCGGAGCTCGAAGATTATCGTCTGGCTTCGGTGGTGGATACATTGGAGACACGCGGTACCATTATAACCATTCGTGAAACGGTACGGACAGTAAAAAAGAAAAGACTGGAACAGGAGTTAGCGCCGGAAGAAATAGTAAACGAAGAAAATGAACCGGAAATAGCTGCCGTTCGTCAACCTGTTTCCCGGTCTGAACCTGCGCCTGTCTTTATGGCTATCAAAACTAACTTGGTGCCTTGGTGCACCGTGGCCCCTTCCATTCTTTTGGGTACGGGCGACGTGGAGATGCAGACCGGTTCTTTTATGCCCAACCTGGAGGTGGAGTGCTTTTTTGACGGCCGTTGGTCGGTGGTCGTATCGGGTATGTATTCCGATTTTGCCTATAAAGATAAAACGCGCGACCACTGGTCCGTCTCCGAATTCTCGGTCGAACCCCGCATTTGGCCGTTGGCCCCGGGGGAGTTTCGCTGGTTGCATACGGGCTTGTTTGCCGAATACGGTGATTTCGATGTACGCGGCAGTGAGATCGATCCCGATCCTGATGTGCTTTACGGCAGGACCGGATGTTTCTGGACGGCAGGCGCTTCGGTGGGTTGCGCTATTCCTTTTGGAAAAGGCTTCTATACGGAAGTGAGTGTGCGTACAGGGTATCGCTCGGTTTTCGATGGAAAGAAATACCGCTACGATAAAATAGACGATAAAAATTATCTGGAGACCCGTTTTGTCTCGACAGGTTTTATGATTGGTCTGAAAGTCTGCCTGGTATATCGTTTTCAGATCAAATAA
- a CDS encoding tyrosine-type recombinase/integrase codes for MKNKDFYKEMKLQEQKKRSAGDESTADLYRAAGNHFKRFNNGRELSLKDITPTMVYAFVEWLREKGLRTNSVNSYLSNLRAMYHRACRSWKGKPQDSPFAGLHLRQEETLKRAAPAKVIKQIASLDLKAEPKKQLAADLALFSFMACGMPFVDVVHLTRENLIENGKVLTYNRQKTGALIQIEVTVGMQFLIDRYSRPGERYLFPVLPENATHEQYKCCLARQNEFLEEIGKLLNWDGKLTTYVFRHSWASEAYHSHVPISIISQALGHTSEKMTHVYLQSFSAKEVGKAVKQVAEKVELLLKG; via the coding sequence ATGAAAAACAAGGATTTTTATAAAGAAATGAAACTGCAGGAACAGAAGAAACGTTCTGCAGGAGATGAAAGTACTGCGGACTTGTACCGGGCTGCCGGGAATCACTTTAAACGTTTCAACAATGGGCGTGAATTATCATTGAAGGATATAACACCAACGATGGTATATGCTTTTGTGGAATGGTTGCGTGAGAAAGGATTGAGGACGAATAGCGTAAACAGCTATCTGAGCAATCTGCGGGCGATGTACCACCGTGCCTGTCGTAGTTGGAAAGGAAAACCGCAGGATTCGCCGTTTGCCGGACTCCACTTGAGGCAGGAGGAAACACTCAAACGGGCTGCACCTGCCAAAGTAATTAAACAGATAGCCTCTCTCGACCTGAAAGCAGAGCCTAAGAAACAGTTGGCTGCCGACCTGGCACTTTTCTCCTTTATGGCTTGCGGGATGCCTTTCGTGGACGTGGTGCATCTGACGCGGGAGAACCTGATAGAAAACGGGAAAGTGTTGACGTACAACCGACAGAAAACGGGCGCGTTGATCCAGATAGAAGTGACTGTGGGTATGCAGTTCCTGATAGACCGGTACAGCCGGCCGGGTGAACGGTATCTTTTTCCTGTCTTGCCGGAGAATGCCACGCACGAACAATATAAATGCTGCCTTGCCCGTCAAAACGAATTTCTGGAAGAGATCGGTAAACTCTTAAACTGGGATGGTAAACTGACCACTTACGTCTTCCGCCATTCCTGGGCTTCGGAAGCGTATCACAGCCATGTGCCGATCAGCATCATCAGCCAGGCTTTGGGACATACCTCCGAGAAAATGACACATGTCTACTTGCAGTCTTTCAGTGCAAAAGAAGTGGGAAAAGCTGTTAAACAAGTTGCTGAAAAAGTGGAATTACTGCTGAAAGGATGA
- a CDS encoding DNA/RNA non-specific endonuclease gives MRQIFILVIVLFVNFTLLAGPVKSGTKYAKKYWDELVELFGTRVKQMKTLPKTFRWDKYATTATKVNLRKTAKSQKSQLKLRRKKLADLTFKDLQEKKELKDKLLLKGYDKQLVDCIEELPLCNELSSAMIQFSDNNIMVGQLLNDLQNNALLLDHMNTTKKLDGYKLLYKTSFRTDVRKLDWLENLQRNSDKVSNAKKLKNKYSIENLQIEELDEVLIYKDGDKILAKEEGGIFYAWAGKKNEKGIVDKDNVNNFLNQNLCPNSIYWVDGRFKYSIDNRGRVFNAEAVLSEGNRGRNVDLQAIGRDGYGKNSGTNSHIDDGGHLFSQQIGGPVELINIVPQLKTENRGSFWKPLENKLSESLKAGKKVTLKIELKYDDDKGRPILFKVWYEIDGVREYMEIFN, from the coding sequence ATGAGACAGATATTTATATTAGTCATAGTTCTTTTTGTGAATTTTACTTTATTAGCCGGTCCTGTTAAATCGGGTACAAAATATGCTAAAAAATATTGGGATGAGCTGGTTGAGTTGTTTGGGACACGAGTAAAACAAATGAAAACGTTACCAAAAACATTTCGTTGGGATAAATATGCAACTACTGCAACGAAAGTGAATTTGAGAAAAACTGCAAAATCTCAAAAGTCTCAATTAAAGTTGCGTAGAAAAAAATTGGCAGATCTTACATTTAAAGATTTGCAGGAGAAAAAGGAGCTTAAAGATAAACTTCTGCTAAAAGGTTATGATAAACAATTAGTGGATTGTATTGAAGAATTGCCTCTTTGTAATGAATTGAGTTCAGCTATGATTCAGTTTAGTGATAATAATATTATGGTTGGACAATTACTTAATGATTTGCAAAACAATGCATTGTTGTTGGATCATATGAATACAACTAAAAAATTGGACGGTTATAAGCTATTGTATAAAACATCGTTTAGAACTGATGTTAGAAAATTAGATTGGCTGGAAAATTTACAACGGAACAGTGATAAGGTATCTAATGCTAAAAAGTTGAAAAATAAATATAGTATAGAGAATTTGCAAATAGAAGAATTAGATGAGGTGTTGATTTATAAAGATGGAGATAAGATACTTGCAAAAGAAGAAGGTGGTATCTTTTATGCATGGGCTGGTAAGAAAAATGAAAAAGGAATTGTGGATAAGGATAATGTTAATAATTTTTTGAATCAGAACTTATGTCCTAATAGTATTTATTGGGTTGATGGTCGGTTTAAATATTCAATAGACAATAGGGGGAGAGTGTTTAATGCTGAAGCTGTTTTGTCAGAGGGGAATAGAGGACGAAATGTAGACTTGCAAGCAATAGGTCGTGATGGTTATGGTAAAAATAGTGGAACTAATAGTCATATAGATGATGGCGGCCATCTTTTTAGTCAGCAAATAGGTGGTCCTGTAGAACTTATAAATATAGTGCCACAACTTAAGACAGAAAATAGAGGAAGCTTTTGGAAACCATTAGAAAATAAACTTTCTGAATCATTGAAGGCTGGAAAAAAAGTTACGTTGAAAATAGAATTAAAATATGACGATGATAAGGGGCGACCTATTTTGTTTAAGGTTTGGTATGAAATAGATGGAGTGAGAGAATATATGGAAATTTTCAATTAG
- a CDS encoding ABC transporter permease gives MNIRRSIRIIFRSKTYSFLNIIGLAIGITSAALIFLWVESKVNFNKAIPNYRNMYIGAYTYYPTTGDCVTVFETNNSLAKTLDDEFPEVENSTRYNDKTLIFVPENTTDSFQEKGAYADSTLFNMIGMKFIYGDASYVFEPQYSIILSRSMARKIYGKENPIGKGLINEGTIYQVTGVFEDMPGNTSFQFEWVIPFRVQAQAMKKILNIDEWGVSWLKTYVELKPGVDIDLLNKKMNVLASQKAGPTYKSIQMFFYPLDKILLYGQFKNGVETGGGYIKTVSLFFLIGVLILLIACINFMNLSTARSQKRALEVGVRKTFGTKRKYLIRQFLAESGLITAIALIISIGLIWLTLPLFNGLIETQLSFSLLNPTIVIGLVAIGLFCTFLAGSYPALYLSSFNPLTTLKMQKVSKGGSAAWIRQGLVVFQFTMAFILICTTFVIFLQIRLAQNRDIGMEKENMISFPATKELCNSYSAVQNELKNTGLVQSCGFADSPLLKVSYTTNPWVWNGKDPDEEVSVCFTFVSDGLIDAAGIKLVDGVDIDPSKKDSKGGTGVLINEALAKLMGPEGRVGGKIGQSEGNKNEIVGIMKDFVFGNLYALEPEPALFFYNPKRANYLFVRLKPDVDAVEAIVRIQTVLRSFTPYHAFEPTFMTERFDRMFSDERLIEKLSALFAALAIFISCLGLLGLSAFSAEQRTKEIGVRKVLGATIIDILFLLGKAYTVLLLISFAVGIPISLYAANHYLKDYDYRIMLGWDIFAGVALFITLIALLTVSFQSLRAAVANPVKSIKTE, from the coding sequence ATGAATATAAGAAGATCTATCCGGATTATTTTCCGGAGCAAAACATATAGTTTTTTGAATATCATCGGGCTGGCAATCGGGATTACTTCGGCAGCGCTTATCTTCCTTTGGGTCGAGAGTAAAGTGAATTTTAATAAGGCTATTCCCAACTACCGGAATATGTATATCGGAGCTTATACCTATTATCCAACTACGGGAGATTGTGTCACTGTTTTTGAAACAAATAATTCGCTGGCGAAAACACTGGATGACGAGTTCCCGGAAGTGGAAAACAGTACGAGATACAATGACAAGACACTTATTTTTGTACCGGAAAATACAACGGATTCTTTTCAGGAAAAAGGAGCTTATGCCGATTCTACTCTCTTTAATATGATCGGTATGAAGTTTATTTATGGTGATGCATCCTATGTTTTTGAACCGCAATATTCGATCATTCTCAGTCGTTCGATGGCGCGGAAGATTTATGGAAAAGAAAACCCGATAGGGAAAGGCTTGATTAATGAAGGTACTATCTATCAGGTGACGGGTGTATTTGAAGATATGCCCGGTAATACTTCCTTCCAGTTTGAATGGGTAATACCTTTTCGTGTTCAGGCACAGGCGATGAAAAAAATATTGAATATAGACGAATGGGGTGTTTCCTGGTTAAAAACTTATGTAGAATTGAAACCGGGTGTGGATATAGACCTGTTGAATAAGAAAATGAATGTATTGGCTTCCCAAAAGGCCGGTCCTACTTATAAATCTATCCAAATGTTTTTCTATCCTCTCGATAAAATATTATTGTATGGTCAGTTTAAAAATGGGGTGGAAACCGGAGGCGGTTATATCAAGACTGTTTCTCTTTTCTTTCTGATCGGTGTACTGATTCTTTTGATTGCCTGCATTAATTTTATGAATCTTTCGACGGCGCGTTCTCAAAAGCGTGCATTGGAGGTTGGGGTACGGAAAACGTTCGGAACTAAACGTAAATACCTGATCCGGCAATTTCTGGCAGAGTCAGGCTTGATAACAGCAATAGCTCTTATCATTTCGATTGGGTTGATCTGGTTGACCCTTCCTTTATTCAATGGACTTATAGAGACTCAACTATCCTTTAGTCTTCTCAATCCGACGATTGTGATAGGCCTGGTGGCGATCGGTTTGTTCTGTACCTTCCTGGCCGGTAGCTATCCTGCCTTGTATTTATCTTCTTTCAATCCGTTGACTACACTGAAAATGCAGAAAGTGAGTAAAGGGGGGAGTGCGGCTTGGATACGTCAGGGGTTGGTTGTTTTTCAGTTTACGATGGCATTTATTCTGATCTGTACCACTTTTGTGATCTTTCTGCAGATACGATTGGCACAAAACCGTGATATCGGGATGGAAAAAGAGAATATGATTAGCTTTCCTGCCACAAAAGAATTATGTAATTCTTATTCCGCTGTGCAGAATGAATTGAAGAATACCGGTTTGGTACAGAGCTGCGGATTTGCAGATAGTCCGCTTCTAAAGGTAAGTTACACTACGAATCCCTGGGTTTGGAATGGGAAAGATCCGGATGAAGAAGTTTCAGTCTGTTTCACTTTTGTATCGGATGGATTGATCGATGCTGCCGGAATAAAACTGGTCGATGGGGTTGATATTGATCCCTCTAAGAAAGATAGTAAAGGCGGTACAGGAGTTTTGATCAATGAAGCTTTGGCTAAATTAATGGGACCGGAAGGGCGTGTAGGAGGGAAGATCGGCCAGTCGGAAGGTAACAAAAATGAGATTGTAGGTATCATGAAAGATTTTGTATTTGGAAATCTTTATGCACTGGAACCGGAGCCTGCTTTGTTTTTCTATAATCCTAAAAGAGCTAATTATTTATTTGTACGCCTGAAACCGGATGTCGATGCAGTAGAAGCAATAGTACGCATACAGACAGTATTACGTTCCTTTACACCGTATCATGCGTTTGAACCGACCTTTATGACTGAACGCTTCGATCGTATGTTTAGTGATGAACGCCTGATAGAGAAATTGTCGGCATTGTTTGCAGCTTTGGCTATTTTTATATCTTGTCTGGGACTGTTGGGATTGAGTGCTTTCTCTGCCGAGCAGCGAACCAAAGAGATCGGTGTACGTAAGGTATTAGGTGCTACTATAATCGATATTCTGTTTTTGTTAGGTAAAGCGTATACGGTACTTTTACTTATATCTTTTGCGGTAGGTATTCCGATCTCTTTATATGCAGCCAATCATTACCTGAAGGATTATGACTATCGGATTATGCTCGGTTGGGATATTTTTGCCGGAGTAGCCTTGTTTATCACGCTGATCGCTCTTCTGACGGTTAGTTTCCAGTCGCTGAGGGCGGCGGTTGCTAATCCGGTAAAATCAATAAAGACTGAGTGA
- a CDS encoding ABC transporter ATP-binding protein codes for MIRINDLRKVYRTDEVETIALDSMSLHVKEHEFVAIMGPSGCGKSTLLNILGLLDDPTSGSYLLNGVEVTGLNENKRCDLRRENIGFVFQSFNLIEELTVFENIELPLENCGMKASLRKMKVEKALKSVLLNHRRNYFPSQLSGGQQQRVAIARAIVNDPKLILADEPTGNLDSRNGLEIMDLLTSLNDAGTTVVMVTHSEHDARYSHRVVHMLDGKPVTENFLKELAYTTN; via the coding sequence ATGATTAGAATAAATGATTTGAGAAAAGTATACCGGACGGATGAAGTAGAGACAATTGCGCTGGACAGTATGTCGCTCCATGTAAAGGAACATGAATTTGTTGCTATCATGGGGCCTTCGGGATGTGGTAAATCCACTTTATTGAATATCCTGGGATTGCTCGACGATCCGACTTCGGGTTCTTATCTTCTTAATGGTGTCGAAGTGACCGGCCTGAATGAAAATAAACGATGCGATTTGCGACGGGAGAATATAGGGTTTGTTTTCCAGAGTTTCAACCTGATCGAAGAACTTACCGTATTTGAGAATATTGAATTACCCCTGGAGAATTGCGGAATGAAGGCTTCTTTGCGGAAAATGAAAGTGGAGAAGGCTTTAAAAAGCGTTTTGCTTAATCACCGCCGTAACTATTTCCCGTCACAACTTTCCGGTGGACAACAGCAGCGGGTGGCAATTGCCCGCGCCATAGTCAATGACCCGAAACTGATCCTGGCGGATGAACCGACCGGCAATCTGGATAGCCGGAATGGTCTGGAAATCATGGATCTATTGACATCTCTCAACGATGCGGGTACTACCGTCGTTATGGTGACGCACAGCGAACATGACGCCCGTTACAGTCATCGTGTCGTTCACATGCTGGATGGAAAACCGGTTACGGAAAACTTCCTGAAAGAATTGGCTTACACTACAAACTAA